The following proteins are co-located in the Microplitis demolitor isolate Queensland-Clemson2020A chromosome 3, iyMicDemo2.1a, whole genome shotgun sequence genome:
- the LOC103576488 gene encoding uncharacterized protein LOC103576488 isoform X1: MEIIDDSIQNKSSKAAEFKNPNVKKPKDIKLQELEQRLKVAGKSCFQIKNRLDYMTMLFKNSGPSEIERSLRKSSDSLCSEKSRDFCLPVSEEDNYHDVQSMGDSYQQIGSEICSVISEEKSLSARPFRAKSDEYFSASKQESQDVLTGREINIKMMEILPKDDFNPIDINDREFDSFNEDFSDSTEESEEEEEEVEKILPPIPMITERKKKPELNYKISGSRLEYSRRSKIKKKNNSWRISNRLNFLAKPKHQIKLNDSPSRIKMKKRKTRMKKVKSKSVESRRVSEVQKEASEEDECPINHYESVNELKEDPSMPLNIEPAVENVEIIEKLNEKWPDVVEIYHNIAAQNISPSAVSSKQHFKLDIKQNFNSKDDKHFDEAIEEFKPHEIVEQNSIRQEEYLRVDIKQNVFSHQHTHTRNQETFKHPDSRSTPMDSWCCESFSVRRYQQPTIASQLKKVNRCYFTTRFDIKNIPFVVGTSVTRSHNLGLNIQQVWSLMKNRQPEILNEIRPVLIRKVGQIFGSTMNPGSMHVENCHGNEGSIISSKQTFRQESVEHPGGRVSLKNKQYGDSIDAAHFTKSSLLRQREEQLKKSDTLISKCKSFTNDSGNVQKVLLRLQDQFEEMNKKYEKLEGKIKKLNDESVREELSKLESELNDKEEEIYAVAGLYTEVRALKQQIKMMHQKKSLLYITTESAGKLLKNSSMLSRSRTSYPLESFHRQQRPRTSCNTKPPTSSRLVGLLRHIQSVQQQLTT, encoded by the exons atggaaattattgatgattcaattcaaaataaatcaa gtAAAGctgcagaatttaaaaatccaaacgtaaaaaaacctaaagatataaaattacaag aattggAGCAACGGCTTAAAGTAGCGGGAAAATcatgttttcaaataaaaaatcgtcTGGATTATATGACGATGCTGTTTAAAAATTCTGGTCCATCTGAAATAGAAAGATCACTCAGAAAATCAAGTGATTCACTTTGCAGTGAGAAAAGTCGAGATTTTTGTCTGCCGGTCAGTGAAGAAGACAACTATCATGATGTTCAAAGTATGGGAGACAGTTATCAGCAAATTGGCAGTGAAATTTGTTCAGTTATTAGtgaagaaaaaagtttatccgCTAGACCATTTCGAGCCAAATCAGATGAGTATTTTTCAGCAAGCAAACAAGAATCCCAGGATGTTTTGACAGgaagagaaataaatattaaaatgatgGAAATTTTGCCTAAGGATGATTTCAATCCCATTGACATCAATGACAGAGAATTTGATTCTTTCAATGAAGATTTTTCTGACAGCACAGAAGAAtcagaagaagaagaagaagaagttgaaaaaattttgccgCCTATTCCCATGATAACTGAACGTAAAAAAAAGCCagagttaaattataaaataagtggAAGTCGTCTGGAGTATTCTCGTCGCAGtaaaataaagaagaaaaataattcatggcGAATATCGAatcgattaaattttctagcgAAACCTAAGCATCAAATAAAACTTAATGACAGTCCGAGTCGGATTAAAATGAAGAAACGAAAGACCAggatgaaaaaagttaaatcaaAAAGCGTCGAGTCGAGACGAGTGAGTGAGGTTCAAAAAGAAGCTTCTGAAGAAGACGAATGTCCAATAAATCATTATGAATCAg taaacgAACTGAAGGAAGATCCATCAATGCCATTAAATATTGAGCCAGCTGTAGAAAATGTCGAGATAATTGAgaagttaaatgaaaaatggCCAGACGTTGTTGAAATTTATCACAATATTGCTGCGCAAAATATAAGTCCGTCTGCTGTGTCTAGTAAAcaacattttaaattagatattaaacagaattttaattcaaaggaTGATAAACATTTTGATGAAGCCATTGAAGAGTTTAAACCACACGAAATTGTTGAACAAAACAGTATCAGGCAAGAAGAATATCTTCGAGTGGACATCAAACAAAATGTCTTCAGTCACCAGCACACCCATACTAg gaACCAAGAGACATTTAAGCATCCTGATAGTCGATCAACTCCGATGGATTCCTGGTGCTGCGAATCATTTTCAGTGAGACGGTATCAGCAACCGACAATTGCTTCCCAATTGAAGAAAGTCAACAGATGCTACTTCACGACGCGatttgacataaaaaatattccattCGTCGTTGGAACTTCGGTCACTCGTAGTCATAATCTGGGATTAAATATTCAGCAA GTTTGGAGTCTTATGAAAAATCGACAGCcggaaatattaaatgaaattaggCCAGTACTTATTCGCAAAGTCGGTCAGATATTCGGCTCGACAATGAATCCAGGGTCGATGCATGTCGAAAATTGTCATGGTAATGAAGGATCGATTATTTCTTCAAAGCAAACGTTCCGTCAGGAATCAGTTGAACATCCAGGCGGTAGagtttcattgaaaaataaacaatatggAGATTCTATTGACGCTGCGCATTTTACCAAAAGCTCATTATTGAGACAACGAgaa gAACAACTGAAAAAAAGTGATACTCTAATTTCAAAATGTAAAAGTTTTACCAACGACTCGGGAAATGTTCAAAAAGTTTTACTTCGACTGCAAGATCAGTTTGAAGAAATGAACAA AAAGTACGAAAAACTTGaaggaaaaataaagaaactaAACGACGAAAGTGTCAGAGAAGAATTGAGTAAACTCGAGTCAGAGCTGAATgataaagaagaagaaatttaTGCCGTAGCTGGTCTGTACACAGAAGTAAGGGCTCTGAAGcaacaaattaaaatgatgCATCAAAAGAAAAGTCTTCTTTACATAACTACCGAAAGTGCTGGGAAGCTACTGAAAAATTCTTCAATGCTAAGCCGCTCGCGAACTTCATACCCGCTCGAATCTTTTCATCGTCAGCAGAGACCCAGGACATCTTGCAATACAAAACCTCCAACGTCTTCTCGGCTCGTGGGGCTCTTACGTCACATCCAGTCTGTCCAGCAGCAGCTAACGACTTAA
- the LOC103576485 gene encoding protein FAM13B, which translates to MRRPQQEALQEDNHQHRHHHHPLCQGTLPSCSIEPRRSDKEESRLARVKRALTGSLLGRVGNGNCNRVFGARLELVESYLDTGVPYVVHRLCNYIEKHGFDSATLFRLSGGSPRLTERLRATFERKGDADLEAAACPSTAATLLRQYLKELPQPLVPSSLVSRLLHVHSQEYEHHREVWIERTQQLLRCLPPSHYRLLGYLAHHLSSYEARHGRSSGVCGVFAPVVLPHVPPATTLLRDIITEASKLFPDCTRDSSAYPVIPNDCEVCCNKPKDEKNNSSSTSTGLLCALKPRKRKERRESCCQERKLIRSNSEEQILESPPNGVESIRRVSSHEDFNSDKHLHIIYPDQDMGHGVRCTGLPLHERTNVSPVSTKPSPLPSPCDILLSAERLECDVERVRSTERFSRSIAPRGRRVMRHKKTHKGLEIDLNSSKENNANENEEPESNLYINISDSNRRNEGTGQSFLEMLSSGPSRSPSPARPLSLDNEDLNNPVPTNWGFQRRQTDEEEEEGDTNNVEAMLSPRNSLLLPRRFYSENDVPPSVPGPTELGLKTLTKHINGLKKKIKKYEDEFEENFGYRPSHSDKMSNRDIKRLCSELNKLRKEHKMLKEDPIGLLRATANRNNSLDNATQINNNNSPEKSRAILMEDMLKDVERKLSEKRSKYGRPDSLEEMTYEQLLDEKTAVQKALLQIEGAFGRPVSKEDRSVVRTLYDRYRALKRLLIRAGSSKNKDSISELATILEHEAMDFTSSSLPGSAGDGDRRASEPDMSHRGILDCIDAPDPLPTDSDSQHSSSEGSRGGPGESLHALPQEDLIAQQRVMREEKKCLRRALKELEAQFEARAGRRMQREDRGPHVTTIYESYKQTKAKLRLIDALLSKTA; encoded by the exons ATGAGACGTCCGCAGCAAGAAGCTCTCCAAGAGGATAATCACCAGCATCgacatcatcatcatcctcTTTGTCAAGGCACTCTGCCGTCATGTTCAATAGAGCCGCGACGTAGCGATAAG gagGAATCAAGACTGGCACGAGTTAAACGTGCGCTGACTGGATCACTGCTGGGACGTGTTGGAAATGGTAATTGTAACCGAGTTTTCGGAGCACGGTTGGAGCTGGTGGAGTCGTATCTAGACACAGGAGTGCCCTATGTTGTTCATCGGCTCTGCAACTATATAGAGAAGCATGGGTTTGATAGTGCGACGTTGTTTCGATTGTCTGGTGGGAGTCCACGACTTACTGAACGGCTCAGAGCAACATTCGAAAGGAAAGGGGACGCGGATCTCGAAGCTGCTGCGTGTCCTTCAACTGCAGCTACACTGTTGAGACAGTACCTGAAAGAGTTACCACAACCACTTGTTCCGTCTTCACTCGTATCGAGACTTTTACACGTTCACTCAC AAGAGTATGAACATCACCGCGAAGTATGGATCGAAAGAACGCAACAGCTTCTGCGATGCCTACCACCCTCGCACTATCGTCTTCTGGGCTACCTCGCCCACCATCTCAGCAGTTATGAGGCCCGACATGGCAGAAGTTCTGGAGTGTGCGGCGTATTCGCACCTGTCGTGCTTCCCCACGTCCCACCGGCCACGACTCTTCTGCGGGACATAATTACTGAGGCTTCAAAACTATTTCCCGACTG CACTAGGGATTCGTCAGCTTATCCAGTGATACCAAACGACTGCGAAGTTTGCTGTAACAAACCAAAGGACGAGAAAAATAACTCATCGTCAACCAGTACGGGTTTGCTTTGCGCGCTGAAACCGCGTAAACGTAAAGAACGTCGCGAATCTTGTTGCCAAGAAAGAAAACTCATAAG aagtaACAGCGAAGAGCAAATTTTAGAAAGCCCACCGAATGGTGTGGAGTCAATCCGCAGGGTCAGTAGCCACGAAGATTTCAACAGTGACAAGCATTTGCATATTATTTATCCTGATCAAGACATGGGACACGGAgtg agatgTACTGGGTTGCCTCTGCACGAGAGAACTAACGTTTCCCCGGTATCAACAAAGCCGTCACCATTACCCTCGCCTTGTGACATTCTGCTTAGTGCTGAACGACTTGAGTGTGATGTAGAGCGAGTACGCAGTACTGAGAGGTTCAGTAGAAGCATTGCCCCTCGTGGGAGACGTGTAATGAGACATAAAAAAACACACAAGGGTCTGGAGATTGATCTCAACTCCAGCAAG GAAAATAATGCAAATGAAAACGAAGAGCCGgagtcaaatttatatataaatatatcggATTCGAATCGTCGTAATGAAGGGACTGGACAGAGTTTTCTTGAAATGCTGAGCAGTGGACCGAGCAGATCTCCATCGCCCGCCCGACCGCTTTCACTAGATAACGAAGATTTGAACAATCCTGTGCCAACGAATTGGGGCTTTCAGCGTAGACAGACAGAC GAGGAAGAGGAGGAGGGTGATACTAATAATGTTGAAGCGATGTTGTCACCGAGAAATTCTTTATTGTTGCCGCGTAGATTTTACTCTGAAAACGACGTCCCGCCAAGTGTTCCAGGACCAACAGAACTCGGTCTTAAGACCCTGACTAAGCACATAAACGGattaaagaagaaaataaaaaaatacgaggACGAGTTTGAAGAGAATTTTGGATATCGTCCAAGCCATTCGGACAAGATGAGCAATCGTGATATCAAAAGACTATGTTCGGAGCTTAATAAACTGCGTAAAGAACACAAAATGCTCAAGGAGGATCCAATCGGGCTGCTACGAGCGACTGCTAATCGAAACAATTCACTTGATAATGCCACTCAgataaacaacaacaacagcccAGAGAAATCTCGGGCTATATTGATGGAGGATATGTTAAAGGACGTGGAAAGGAAGCTTTCTGAAAAGAGATCCAAGTACGGACGACCGGATAGCTTGGAAGAAATGACCTACGAGCAGTTGCTTGATGAAAAAACAGCAGTTCAGAAAGCTCTGCTACAGATTGAAGGTGCGTTCGGTAGACCCGTTTCCAAGGAAGACCGCTCGGTTGTCCGGACTCTGTACGACCGTTACCGAGCGTTAAAAAGACTGCTGATAAGAGCTGGGTCCAGCAAAAACAAAGACAGCATTTCAGAGCTAGCGACGATTCTGGAGCACGAAGCCATGGACTTTACATCATCATCACTTCCTGGAAGTGCCGGTGACGGTGACAGACGAGCAAGTGAACCTGACATGTCTCATCGCGGAATCTTGGACTGCATTGACGCACCCGATCCACTGCCCACCGACAGCGACAGCCAGCACAGCAGCAGCGAAGGAAGTCGAGGTGGTCCCGGCGAAAGTCTCCACGCTCTTCCCCAAGAAGATCTCATCGCCCAGCAGCGAGTCATGAGGGAGGAAAAGAAGTGTCTCAGACGAGCTTTGAAAGAACTTGAAGCTCAATTTGAAGCCAGAGCCGGCCGACGCATGCAACGAGAAGACCGCGGACCTCACGTCACTACAATCTACGAGTCTTACAAACAAACTAAAGCCAAATTGCGACTTATTGATGCTCTTTTATCGAAAACTGCTTGA
- the LOC103576488 gene encoding uncharacterized protein LOC103576488 isoform X2: MTMLFKNSGPSEIERSLRKSSDSLCSEKSRDFCLPVSEEDNYHDVQSMGDSYQQIGSEICSVISEEKSLSARPFRAKSDEYFSASKQESQDVLTGREINIKMMEILPKDDFNPIDINDREFDSFNEDFSDSTEESEEEEEEVEKILPPIPMITERKKKPELNYKISGSRLEYSRRSKIKKKNNSWRISNRLNFLAKPKHQIKLNDSPSRIKMKKRKTRMKKVKSKSVESRRVSEVQKEASEEDECPINHYESVNELKEDPSMPLNIEPAVENVEIIEKLNEKWPDVVEIYHNIAAQNISPSAVSSKQHFKLDIKQNFNSKDDKHFDEAIEEFKPHEIVEQNSIRQEEYLRVDIKQNVFSHQHTHTRNQETFKHPDSRSTPMDSWCCESFSVRRYQQPTIASQLKKVNRCYFTTRFDIKNIPFVVGTSVTRSHNLGLNIQQVWSLMKNRQPEILNEIRPVLIRKVGQIFGSTMNPGSMHVENCHGNEGSIISSKQTFRQESVEHPGGRVSLKNKQYGDSIDAAHFTKSSLLRQREEQLKKSDTLISKCKSFTNDSGNVQKVLLRLQDQFEEMNKKYEKLEGKIKKLNDESVREELSKLESELNDKEEEIYAVAGLYTEVRALKQQIKMMHQKKSLLYITTESAGKLLKNSSMLSRSRTSYPLESFHRQQRPRTSCNTKPPTSSRLVGLLRHIQSVQQQLTT, translated from the exons ATGACGATGCTGTTTAAAAATTCTGGTCCATCTGAAATAGAAAGATCACTCAGAAAATCAAGTGATTCACTTTGCAGTGAGAAAAGTCGAGATTTTTGTCTGCCGGTCAGTGAAGAAGACAACTATCATGATGTTCAAAGTATGGGAGACAGTTATCAGCAAATTGGCAGTGAAATTTGTTCAGTTATTAGtgaagaaaaaagtttatccgCTAGACCATTTCGAGCCAAATCAGATGAGTATTTTTCAGCAAGCAAACAAGAATCCCAGGATGTTTTGACAGgaagagaaataaatattaaaatgatgGAAATTTTGCCTAAGGATGATTTCAATCCCATTGACATCAATGACAGAGAATTTGATTCTTTCAATGAAGATTTTTCTGACAGCACAGAAGAAtcagaagaagaagaagaagaagttgaaaaaattttgccgCCTATTCCCATGATAACTGAACGTAAAAAAAAGCCagagttaaattataaaataagtggAAGTCGTCTGGAGTATTCTCGTCGCAGtaaaataaagaagaaaaataattcatggcGAATATCGAatcgattaaattttctagcgAAACCTAAGCATCAAATAAAACTTAATGACAGTCCGAGTCGGATTAAAATGAAGAAACGAAAGACCAggatgaaaaaagttaaatcaaAAAGCGTCGAGTCGAGACGAGTGAGTGAGGTTCAAAAAGAAGCTTCTGAAGAAGACGAATGTCCAATAAATCATTATGAATCAg taaacgAACTGAAGGAAGATCCATCAATGCCATTAAATATTGAGCCAGCTGTAGAAAATGTCGAGATAATTGAgaagttaaatgaaaaatggCCAGACGTTGTTGAAATTTATCACAATATTGCTGCGCAAAATATAAGTCCGTCTGCTGTGTCTAGTAAAcaacattttaaattagatattaaacagaattttaattcaaaggaTGATAAACATTTTGATGAAGCCATTGAAGAGTTTAAACCACACGAAATTGTTGAACAAAACAGTATCAGGCAAGAAGAATATCTTCGAGTGGACATCAAACAAAATGTCTTCAGTCACCAGCACACCCATACTAg gaACCAAGAGACATTTAAGCATCCTGATAGTCGATCAACTCCGATGGATTCCTGGTGCTGCGAATCATTTTCAGTGAGACGGTATCAGCAACCGACAATTGCTTCCCAATTGAAGAAAGTCAACAGATGCTACTTCACGACGCGatttgacataaaaaatattccattCGTCGTTGGAACTTCGGTCACTCGTAGTCATAATCTGGGATTAAATATTCAGCAA GTTTGGAGTCTTATGAAAAATCGACAGCcggaaatattaaatgaaattaggCCAGTACTTATTCGCAAAGTCGGTCAGATATTCGGCTCGACAATGAATCCAGGGTCGATGCATGTCGAAAATTGTCATGGTAATGAAGGATCGATTATTTCTTCAAAGCAAACGTTCCGTCAGGAATCAGTTGAACATCCAGGCGGTAGagtttcattgaaaaataaacaatatggAGATTCTATTGACGCTGCGCATTTTACCAAAAGCTCATTATTGAGACAACGAgaa gAACAACTGAAAAAAAGTGATACTCTAATTTCAAAATGTAAAAGTTTTACCAACGACTCGGGAAATGTTCAAAAAGTTTTACTTCGACTGCAAGATCAGTTTGAAGAAATGAACAA AAAGTACGAAAAACTTGaaggaaaaataaagaaactaAACGACGAAAGTGTCAGAGAAGAATTGAGTAAACTCGAGTCAGAGCTGAATgataaagaagaagaaatttaTGCCGTAGCTGGTCTGTACACAGAAGTAAGGGCTCTGAAGcaacaaattaaaatgatgCATCAAAAGAAAAGTCTTCTTTACATAACTACCGAAAGTGCTGGGAAGCTACTGAAAAATTCTTCAATGCTAAGCCGCTCGCGAACTTCATACCCGCTCGAATCTTTTCATCGTCAGCAGAGACCCAGGACATCTTGCAATACAAAACCTCCAACGTCTTCTCGGCTCGTGGGGCTCTTACGTCACATCCAGTCTGTCCAGCAGCAGCTAACGACTTAA